The Sorghum bicolor cultivar BTx623 chromosome 6, Sorghum_bicolor_NCBIv3, whole genome shotgun sequence genome contains the following window.
ATTCCTCTCTTCTATAAATAAGTGAAACGTGAAAAACGTAGTGCATTACTGCAttattaggtcttgtttagatgtgaaaagattttagatttcgctactgtagcactttcgtttgtttgtggcaaatattatctaattatagactaactagaatcaaaagattcgtctcacgatttacagataaattatgtaattagtttttatttttgtctacatttaatgtttcatatatgtgccacaagattcgatgtgacggggaaattttgaaaactttttagttttcaaagtgaactaaacaaggcctatgagtTATTACCCACGGGTGGAAGACCGCAGTCCGCTGACAAGCTAGAACAGTACAGCTGGTGCACGTACGAGTACGAGTACTCGATGCACTGATCTTGGTCCTCGTGCGCATCGCGCACGGGCGTACGCCCGTGATTGCTGGCTTTATTTTACGTTCGCACGAGCGGGCGCACTGCTGTGTTCTTTGGTCCACGGATGGAACCTAGAGTACAGACTTGTTTACTTcctaaattttttgcaaaattgctacagtatctctttcgtttgtatgtgacaaatattgtccaatcataaactaactaggctcaaaagattcgtctcgtaaatttcgatcaaactgtacaaatagtttttagttttgtctatatttaatacttcatgcatgtgtctaaagattcgatgtgattgggaatcttgaaaaattttgggttttgagataaaagtaaacaaggccgtaatTAACAGGCAGATACAGGCGACCAGACCAGATCCGGATGCAGAGGCCAGTTCTAGCTTATAGTATACCTTAGCTCATGGCACAACCTGTCTTATTCTCTTGGTTGCTTCGGTGGCTAAACTAATAAACTTAATAAACTACTCTCGGTCGTGCGCTCTTAATCAATTTCTTTTCGGACAACTACTGCTTTTTGTAATATGTACTATATAGTATACTATAgacaaaaatattaataataaaaaaaagaataaaatttTCAGTATATCCGGCCCGCTATTGTGTTTGCAGTGGACGACAACCAGCTAGTAGTAGCTTTGTATACAATATAGGCAGTTGCAGTTGGCACTAGCATTAGGTATTGTTTTGACATTCGACGAGAGCTCTTGATCCATGGATCGCTTCTTAATCACGCATTCAGAAGCCAAAAGTTCTCTCACGTCCGCATTATTTAAAATTAGATTATAGAAGGATGCTGGGAGGACGGACGTCTTGAGAACGGCAGTGCAAAGTCAGTCAACAGAACGAGAGCGATCAGGATCAAAGATCGTCGTTGCAACTTGCAAGAGGAGGATAGTCGCACGCTTGGCGGGCACCTAACGGCTGGATCGCCTATACAGTATACGTGCTCTCTTTTCTACGTGTCGCGCGGGACCTTCACTCGAATACTATTTGAGTAGTCGCGTCTTTTCCCTTTGGGGCCATTCGTCACATGGTTGTGGTGATCGATTCAGATTTTCTTTGAACGAACCGGGGGTTGCAGGTGCACACATCACGCCGCGCAGTGACACAACAGTAGCCGCACATGTTTttcaattttttgtttttgttgtgATAGGCCAACATTTTCACGTGTACGGACACGTTAGATACGGGCACCGAAATCTCCTCCCATACCCAATCGGACTGACGTGATAAAAAATTTCAAAGCACTAAGGCCCGTTCAGATACGGGCCCTTATAACGTTAGTGTAATTCTACTGTTTCAGTCGATGCAGAATTAGGGCCAATTTGGATCCAACCAAGTAAATCTTTGGCCCTAGTTTACCTAGCTATAATTTCaaaactaaactttagtcaacTATAAAAGTTCTTCCAGCTAAGGTTATTTGGATCCTTTAGCGGTCTTTTAGTTGGATCATATGGATCCCTAATACCTAAATTTAGCATATTGCATGCTAAAGTTTAGTTGGTAGATCTAAACAAGctctttagctagctaaaattttaaATCTAAACTTTAGCTAGCTAAATGTTTTTCTAGCTAAACTCTAGTTAGGGTGTTTGGATCATCCAGTTAACAGACTCAATTAAACTTTAGCTAAATTGAAATACCTAAACTTTAATTTAGCGGGCCTTTTAGCTAGGTTGTTTAGACCCCTAGCAGTTAAATTTAGCCAACTAAAATTCAGTTGGTGGATCCAAACATTCCTATAGAAAGACCAATTGCTAAATAATTGATAAACGCTAATGCAACTTCTTTCGAGTCTCAACACAAGTAACACTATGTGGAGCGAAACCTGATAGTGATACCACGGTTTAGTTAGTGGATCTAAACATGTCTATAGAAAAACTAATTGCTAAACATTTATGATGTAATAAACGCTAATGCAACTTCTTTCGAGACTATAATACTGTGTGGAGCGGAAACCTGACAGTCATACCACGGTCCTGTATACGACGCAGAAGATGCACGACTGGCTACTGCGTCCTCTCCTCAGGCAGGTGGCCTGGTCGCCGGCTGTCCCGACCGAACGCCACGAAGCGAACCAACAGCAACAGCTGACCCGAGCCACCGGCCTCCGGCACGCCACATTTCGGAGCAGACAAACAACGGGGAAGAAGGCAGAAGAAAGAAGGTGACGGAAACAAAAAGGCAGCCGCGCCGGCGCACCGGCCGCGCACATCTGAAGACGACGCTCGGGATTCACACCCACACGGCCACACGTCCTCCGCGCGGCGCGGTATATTCCACCAGACCAGATCACCCACCTTCCCCTTCCCGGGGCAATCCGGTAAATTGTAATCACAAGATTGCACGAAAGAAAAGAACGGGGGGAAAAGAAAAACCGACACTCGTCACAGGAGTAGAGTGGAAATCAGCGGCCATGGCAGCAGAAACGGCGAAACTTCCACCCCACCTTCCCCTCCTGCTGCGTATATATACTCGCCCCGGCTCCCACCTCGCTCCAGTCTAGACGGCGGTTTGACTTTCTGACCGGGGAATCGGAGCTGCGTTTGATTTGATTTGAGGAGAGGAGACGCAGACGAGACGGGAGGGATCTTCGCTGGGGAATTCGGAGGAGCGTTTGCCCGATTCGTCGCGGTTCTCGGAGGAAGGGAGGGTGCACATCGGGCTCCGATCGAAGAGGTAATCTCTCCGTTCGTGTCGGCGCAGGCTTCCTGACTTTTGGAGGCTCCATCTCGGGGATTTCGTGAGGGATAGGCCGGAACGGCGCAGAGTACGGTAGAATCTGGTGTTTCGTCAGGGTACGGTTCGGGTTTTTGAGGGGGGAAAGGAGGTTTTTTTGTTGGAGGTTACCGAGCGCTACTTCGGGCGTGTGGCTTGATTCGTACTCGTGTGATTCGTTTGTTTGCTTGTTTGTTTTACGGTGTGATCTGAGTGGTATTGGCTGTTTATTTGAGAAGATAGGGTGTATTAAGGATTTACTAGTAAGGTTTCACTATGTGGAGTTGGATTTTGTGTTCCCTATTTTATTTTGTGTTCGTTTGTTAACGTGGCTTCAGACTGTCCTagtttattttcaaaattaacTTTGATGTGCAGAAGCAGCGAGCATTGTTCGAGTTGCAGTACTCCAGTTCTTTCATTCACGGTTTATCATCTGAATTGTGCTGGTTATTGCCTGGTGACCTAAATTTCGGTTATATTTTGTTCGGTTGTGGGAGAAGTTGCACGAAGTTGTCACAGGAGTTACCTTGTAGATGCTGTTTGATTTTGTGCCTGCCGTATGGGCTATCATGCTCCTTTTCATTCCATTCCACCATTTCCCTCGTTGGAGTCTCTAGAAGATGACAGATTTGCGCAGAAAGATGTAGGAGTAGTAATAATTTTGAACTTACCCAAATATGGATGATGGTTAGATTTATGTGGGTAAGATAATAGGTGGCTTTTTAGTCGGGTACTTTTGCAGCACTACTTTTGCAGATTCAGAGGTTGGGTAGGTACAAGATCGCTATTCAATGCCATTGTTAGCTTCCCAGTATGTTTTAAATTTTGAGGTGGGCAAGAAAGGTGCCGGATTTGGTTGCCCAATAGGGAGGTTCCATTCTGTTGGTGTGCCCATTCTGAGTACCAGTGTTTTGTTGGTCCTAGAGAGTAGCACAGGACATATAGCTTCCCTTTTATCTGGTGATATATAGTTGTAAATTGTAATGGTATGTCTATCAGGCATTTTTGGAAAgagtataattttatttttttcgcATTTGGGTTACCTTGGCTTTAATGGTGGGATTGTAGAATTCGTTAGCAGTTACTTTGGCTTTAACGGTGGGATTGTATAATTCTTTAGCAGTCACTATGTATCAGACAGTGAATGTACATTAATACGGTAAATTGTTTGTCAATGCTCAGCTACTTctgttgcttggttactccttgTAGATTATCTTGTATAACTTTTATTGTTACTGAAActactttgtttaacttcagcACAGTTACTTTAGCAAACAATGTAGATAGCAAGTTATCCAGATTTAGTTGGAGATTAATGGTCAAGGAGTGGAAGCTTACTTAGGCTATCTTTCATGTTGAAGTGTTGTGATTCTTCACGTGATTTTGTTGTAGTGTATTTATTATTCAGTTTTTTGTTTAAAGGAAAAACTTAATATTGTTTTTCCCCCTTTCAGCTTTGTTAACATCGGAGGTTAAAAGGTAGCACTGTAGCGCAATGAAGGCACCATCACTGCTGGTTCAGTGTTTCCCTGGCTTGCTTCCCAGCAAGGCCACTAGTTGCGTGCCAATTATATCTGAGAAGGATCTGCAGCTACCATCACCAGCTGTTGAAATAATCCCCTCAAAGGTACCCGTCtccacaccccccccccccacacacacaaaaaaaaaagggtcATCAGTTATCATTTGTAAGGAGATAGTTTTtctactttcttgcaaaaattgtgttaaacttttttttcttaaaaCTATTTTCATGCTTTAAACTTTTTTCAGAGTGCTCATCCATACAAATATGCTGGAGAGAAGGTTGATGTGCAAGGTCTTGATATTTTCAAGGTTAGCAGTGAATACAGCTTGCTCTGTTCCTTTAGAATTTGGGTTGGGAATACATGTCTATAAGCCATTACTCAAAGGTCTCATGCTATTAATTCTAATACTCAATTCTTCAATTCTTACATATGTTTTTGTTCTTCAGGGTAAAGTCAGTGTAGCGGATATGATAGCCTTCTCACCGTCTGAAGTAGCATCATCAAAATATGATGGTAACCTTCTATCAAATAAGCATGCAACACTTATGTCCTTTGTCAATGCATTCTTTTTGTCAGAAAGATTTATCATTGTAATCTAACTATAGAACATACTCTTTTCCCTTTTTCCCTCAGGAACTCTGAAATACTGGGAGAGTTCCATTACTCTTGTCAACATTCTTAAAAATGAGATCCGTGATGGGCAGTTGAGCTTCAGGGGAAAGCGGGTTCTAGAGGTAACTCCTGTGAGAAAACTTATGTATCTAGCTTGTTATTTCATCTAATTGGTTCTCACTACTGACGTGATTGATGTATATTCCTGTTTTTGCTTTCCATAAGAGCACAATGTATGCTCCAGCAGGACAATCTGGATGCATGCTTAATGATAGTGCTAGTGTTAGACAGTTTGAGCTTGACATTTATCTACTAAATGGAATTTCTAAATTAGCACTAACAAACTAACCCACAGTAGTCATATACCCCCTCTGGTCATAAAAACATGTTTAGGACAggatttagtcaaactttaaaattacaaatatatatacttttaaATTATTTAGTTTGAAAACATGCAAGTATATATGTATAACTGTATTGAAAGAATACTCGCAAAATCTTATAAATGTGAAGAATTTTTAGGAATTAGTGGTCAAAGATATGCATCGAAGACTATGCAAAGTCAAATGCTGCAAGTGTATTTTTTTGATTGGAGGGACTAGGGAGTAGTTTTTTATACTTTGTCAATATTTAGCCTTGGATTTTCAGCAGGGGCATTTTTTTTAAAGTTCTATGGACACTTcatgattttattattattattgttattgatGCAGCTTGGATGTGGATCTGGCCTCTCCGGGATTTTTGCCTGCTTGAAGGTGTATTCATCTTTCCACTACTCATGAATCATCTTTCCACTACTCATGAATCATGATAATGTCGAATTAGTAAAGGGAATATGCTTATTTCAAATAGATTTACGTCTCTCTTCATGGTGGGAGgtgaaagattttttttttccttataTGGAGAGCAATGATCTGACTTGCTTAAATGCCTACTTTCAGGGTGCATCCACAGTTCACTTTCAGGACATAAATGCAGAAACCATACGATGCAGAACAATACCCAATGTTCTTGCAAATCTTGAGCAGGCTCGGGACAGACAGAATAGACCATCCGAGAGCCCTGTTACGCCATCTAGGCAGCTCTTGGCTCCAAATGTACATTTCTATGCTGGAGAGTGGGATGAACTCCCAACAATTCTCTCAGTCGTGCAGCCACCCGCGGCACCAACAAACCTCAGCTTCTCTGAGGATGATTTTATGGATGTCTGCAGTAGTCATGATGGAAGCAGTATAGTTGGTCATGACTACTGCCCCAGAAGATCTAGGAAGCTTTCTGGTAGCCGTGCATGGGAGAGGGCTAATGAGACTGACCAAGCAGACGGTGGCTATGATGTAATTTTGATTTCTGATGTCCCCTACGCAGTTAACTCTCTGAAGAAGCTCTATGCACTTATTTCAAAGGTCAGTTCCTCAAAATCTGTTTTGCCATATCTGCATTTTTTACATATTTATCTATGCGTGTAGCTGAAATAGCAATGGAGCACAACATTTGAAGTTAATTAGGCTCTTCCATTTATCAGAACCATAACTAGTGTTTTTGCCCTTAGACGCTGATACGAAGCATTGTTTTAACAGTAACAGTGTTTCTCTGTTTCCTCTGAGATGTTGACTTTGGTTCTGTTGTCTAACTGTGTCTAACTCTTGCAGTGCCTACGTCCTCCTTATGGAGTCCTGTACGTGGCTTCCAAGAAGAACTTGGTTGGTTCCAATGGTGGCGCCAGGCAGCTTCGAGCTCTGATGGAAGAGGAAGGTGTCCTTGGTGGTCACTTCTTGACTGAGGTTTGTGACAGGGAGATATGGAAGTTCTTTTTCAAGTGAGCAAATCCAGGAAGTGGAAAGACAAGGAAATGAGTCCTGACGTTGAAACCCAGTTTTTCGGTTTCTATCTGCAGCGATGTACATACCGTGAGGCATAGTTCCATTAATTCTTTGGTAGTAGGTTGAAACTTCAAGAAATATCTGTAGTTGAGCTTGCACAAGTGTTGGAATCCTTTACCGTTTTGTAGATCTGATATGCGCTAATGTCGTTCTGTTAAGTACAGAAAGCAAATTGTAGTAACCTTTTATATATCGAATATATGGTGATGGCAATTCAGCCGGTGCATGGTATATGAAAGAACTCACCAACTTTTACGCGCCTATAAGCATCTTTCTAGACGTTGTAGGATGTGTTGGAGTGGCTATTTGTGGCTCTTGAAAAGTCTGTTCGTtaaaaagtcatggctgaagTAAGTtcattgatttgttgtgagagaaaaatatcaaTGAATGGCTGATAGCTGATAGATTTGGTAGATGCTCAAGTCGGTAGCATGACAaggatttttttgaaaaaactgGACACATTTATTATCGTGAAACTTAATCCAAACAAGTTTCCTATCCAAATCCTAAGAAAACATGTGCGAACTCCAGCGAACGAACTTTGATGTGGTCTACCTCAAAGGCTCCAATACAATGAAAACAACAAATTTCTGTTGACTAACTTTACAACTATGGATATGGAGTCCTACCATCAACATCACTAGAATTACAAACTCAACCTTTTCATTCCATTGatcttttaggccttgtttcgttcctaaaaagttttgcaaaattttttaaatttcctgtcatatcgaatcttgcggcacatgcatagagcattaaatatagataaaaataataactaattatacagtttgtctataatttgtgagatgaatcttttgagcctagttagtccatgattggacaatatttgtcaaatacaaacaaaagtactacattGATCATTTGCCaataaatttggaactaaacaaagccttaggccttgttgtttagttcctgaaggaaaaaattttgcgacattgtagcattttcgtttgtttgtggtaattattgtccaaccatgggctaactaggctcaaaagattcatctcgtcaatttcgaccaaactatgcaattagtttttattttcgtcttttgatactccatgcatgtgtctaaacattcgatgtgacggaaaatcttgaaaaattgtaggtttttaggtggaagtaaacaaagccttagaagGTGGGCTAGTCATGCCCCCAcattctttttaagatgatatgcGTGGTCTTTTTTGTACGCGTGACACAAACATCacccatcactcttcaatatgAGACCGAGCAGACACTTTTACTTTTCATCAAACGGAGCACTCACGCACCTCTGCAAGCCATTCTCATGCGAGATTACTTTTTGTTATCTGAGCTACGTGGCCCGACAAGGCTAACATCCACATAGAGCATTGGGCACAACCTTAGATTCAAAAAGTGGAATGTGTAATTATATTGGCATCTCCAACAATCTTCTAATAATATATTCTCAaatatgtactccctccgtcccataaATAAATGCATTTATTTGACTGCTACAATTCAtgtttgaccattcgtcttatttaatttttttgtacaaataataaaataaataaattattataaaaatatatatctaacAGTAAAATAAGtcatgaaaaaataaataatatttattaaatttatttgaataagacgaacggtcaaaTATGAATCATAGAAGTCGAAGAAATACAATTATTTGTGGGATGAAGGGAGTAGGTATTAGGATAGCCCACCTTTTTTTTATGTTGAGTGAGTTGTTGCAGCAATAATCAATATATTTTCCTCAATACTCATAGAAAGGTGGAGGCCATAAATGTGGAGAAAAAAAGGGATGACTGAAAAGAACGTAAGTTTTCTTCATTTGAGGAGATTGAGAGAATATTGGTGGTCATAAAAAAAAGACATATTGGAGAACACATTTTTATTTGAGGAAACAGAAAGAATATTGGTGGTCATAAAAAAAGACATATTGAAGCACTATTACTGTAAGAAAAAATGTCGTTAATCCAAATATAATATTTTTAAAGGATAGAACAAGGTATTGGAAGACCGCTGGTCACTGATCATCATATACCGGTCTCAATATTGATCAATATCGGCCGATATTGGTCGGCACCAGCTATACCAGTACCGGCAAGCAATACATCTTATTTGATCTACAAATTTATGAACCTGAATTATATGGTAAATCTATGTATTTTGTAAATGATTATGACTAAAGTTCTATGaaagtatattatatataattaaatatatgtagctttatttatattcatatatattacgatttaattatatatatatactcta
Protein-coding sequences here:
- the LOC8073710 gene encoding uncharacterized protein LOC8073710 yields the protein MKAPSLLVQCFPGLLPSKATSCVPIISEKDLQLPSPAVEIIPSKSAHPYKYAGEKVDVQGLDIFKGKVSVADMIAFSPSEVASSKYDGTLKYWESSITLVNILKNEIRDGQLSFRGKRVLELGCGSGLSGIFACLKGASTVHFQDINAETIRCRTIPNVLANLEQARDRQNRPSESPVTPSRQLLAPNVHFYAGEWDELPTILSVVQPPAAPTNLSFSEDDFMDVCSSHDGSSIVGHDYCPRRSRKLSGSRAWERANETDQADGGYDVILISDVPYAVNSLKKLYALISKCLRPPYGVLYVASKKNLVGSNGGARQLRALMEEEGVLGGHFLTEVCDREIWKFFFK